A single Vanacampus margaritifer isolate UIUO_Vmar chromosome 14, RoL_Vmar_1.0, whole genome shotgun sequence DNA region contains:
- the uhrf2 gene encoding E3 ubiquitin-protein ligase UHRF2 — protein sequence MWIQVRTIDGKETKTVDDLSRLTKIETLRVKIRDIFNVSPQQQRLFYRGKQMEDGQTLFDYNVGLNDIVQLLIRSQTDPPDSPVAAKDPPSVACTSAPAPASAVPRAESPDRPAPVPPAAMETSTDKDNDCSDTAETANETKPDAVAPNNSASTKNGFKPSSPTCDTQPPTSSKNTLVDPGIGKYKINELVDCRDVSVGAWFEACVENVTRAPKGPVKGKVGRPPKRTNGKLEGEQGQQPLGPGQNTDTVRNNVSALNSESNGASTSQTDSTEEDVIYHIKYEDYPENGLVEMRAVHVRPRARTLLHWDQLMVGMRVFVNYNMETPEERGFWFDAEIQTLNQASRTNKELRVKILLGGPGDVIGDCKVHFLDEIYQVEKPGAPALSAADGQFKRKSGPECKHCKADPDAECRFCSCCVCGGKQDAHMQLLCDECNMAFHIYCLNPPLATIPDDEDWYCPTCKNDTSEVVKAGEKLKASKKKAKMPSANTESQRDWGKGMACVGRTKECTIVPSNHYGPIPGVPVGTTWKFRVQVSEAGVHRPHVGGIHGRSNDGSYSLVLAGGFEDEVDRGDEFTYTGSGGRDLSGNKRIGEHSFDQTLTHMNRALALNCDAPLNDKDGAESRNWRAGKPVRVVRSSKGRRISKYAPEEGNRYDGIYKVVKYWPEIGKCGYLVWRYLLRRDDLEPAPWTPEGLDRINKLGLMIQYPPGYQAVMANKTKKEAIARPGRGGRGKHHSGRGRGRGRPRKQAKMEKEEEEEDEEYEHLMAAVEEDEDEEPQSNGNQKTSKDSDWSPASEPPSKRVKVEAAFVLSEQQQQLIGEDTANKKLWDEALGHLAEGPNFLRKMEQIFMCICCQELAFQPITTVCSHNVCKTCLQRSFRAEVYTCPACRHDLGKDYVMTQNKTLQVLLDQFFPGYTKGR from the exons ATGGAAGATGGCCAGACGCTTTTTGACTACAACGTGGGTCTCAATGACATCGTCCAGCTGCTGATCCGCTCCCAAACAGACCCTCCGGATAGCCCCGTGGCGGCGAAGGACCCCCCCAGTGTGGCATGCACCTCCGCCCCTGCCCCGGCTTCCGCTGTCCCTCGGGCCGAAAGCCCCGACCGCCCCGCTCCCGTCCCCCCCGCCGCTATGGAAACTTCCACCGATAAAGACAATGACTGCAGCGACACGGCCGAGACTGCCAATGAGACCAAGCCGGACGCCGTTGCCCCCAATAACTCAGCTAGCACCAAAAACGGGTTCAAGCCCTCGAGTCCGACTTGCGACACCCAACCGCCGACATCCAGCAAGAACACATTGGTGGACCCGGGAATTGGGAAGTACAAA ATTAACGAGCTGGTCGACTGCAGGGACGTGAGCGTGGGCGCCTGGTTCGAGGCCTGCGTGGAGAATGTGACCCGAGCCCCCAAAGGGCCCGTCAAGGGCAAGGTGGGCCGGCCCCCCAAAAGGACTAACGGAAAGCTGGAGGGCGAGCAGGGGCAGCAGCCCCTCGGCCCGGGACAAAACACGGACACTGTCAGGAATAACGTTAGCGCGTTAAACTCCGAGAGCAACGGAGCCTCCACATCGCAGACGGACTCCACGGAAGAGGATGTCATCTATCACATTAAATATGAGGA CTACCCCGAGAACGGTCTGGTGGAGATGCGAGCGGTACACGTGCGGCCGCGCGCCCGCACCCTGCTGCACTGGGACCAGCTCATGGTGGGCATGCGGGTTTTCGTCAACTACAACATGGAGACGCCCGAAGAGAGGGGCTTCTGGTTCGACGCGGAAATACAGACCCTCAATCAGGCTTCCCGCACCAACAAGGAGCTCCGAGTCAAGATTCTCCTGGG GGGTCCCGGCGACGTGATCGGAGATTGCAAAGTTCACTTCTTGGATGAAATCTACCAGGTGGAGAAACCAGGAGCTCCGGCCCTCTCAGCTGCAGATGGACAATTTAAAA GAAAGAGTGGGCCGGAGTGCAAGCACTGCAAGGCCGACCCGGACGCCGAGTGCCGCTTTTGCTCGTGCTGCGTGTGCGGCGGCAAGCAGGACGCTCACATGCAGCTGCTCTGCGACGAGTGCAACATGGCCTTCCACATCTACTGCCTCAACCCGCCTCTGGCCACCATCCCGGATGATGAGGACTG GTACTGTCCCACCTGTAAAAATGACACCAGCGAAGTGGTCAAGGCCGGGGAGAAGCTCAAGGCCAGCAAAAAGAAGGCCAAAATGCCATCGGCCAACACCGAGAGTCAACGGGACTGGGGGAAG GGCATGGCCTGCGTGGGACGTACCAAGGAGTGCACCATTGTTCCCTCCAATCACTACGGGCCCATTCCCGGCGTTCCTGTTGGAACCACGTGGAAATTCCGAGTTCAG GTGAGCGAAGCGGGCGTCCACAGGCCGCACGTCGGCGGCATCCACGGTCGCAGCAACGACGGCTCCTACTCGCTTGTGCTGGCGGGGGGCTTTGAGGACGAAGTG GACCGGGGGGATGAGTTCACATATACGGGCAGCGGAGGCCGTGACCTCTCGGGAAACAAGCGCATCGGAGAGCACTCGTTTGACCAGACGTTGACCCACATGAACAG AGCTTTGGCGCTCAACTGCGATGCCCCACTAAATGACAAAGATGGAGCCGAGTCCCGGAACTGGCGGGCCGGGAAGCCGGTGAGAGTGGTGCGCAGCTCCAAAGGCCGTCGCATCAGCAAATACGCCCCCGAGGAGGGAAACCGCTACGACGGCATCTACAAG GTGGTTAAATATTGGCCGGAGATCGGCAAGTGCGGCTATTTGGTGTGGAGGTACCTGCTGAGACGGGACGACCTGGAACCAGCACCCTGGACACCTGAAGGACTGGACAGGATCAATAAATTGGGTCTAATGATCCAG tacCCACCAGGCTACCAAGCAGTCATGGCGAACAAGACAAAGAAGGAGGCCATCGCCCGGCCCGGTCGTGGCGGTCGGGGTAAGCACCACTccgggaggggacgggggaggGGTCGGCCGAGGAAACAAGCAAAGATGgagaaggaagaggaagaggaagatgaagagTACGAGCATCTGATGGCCGCtgtggaggaggacgaggacgaggagccGCAGAGTAACGGCAATCAGAAAACCAGCAAGGACTCTG ATTGGTCGCCAGCATCCGAGCCTCCCTCCAAGCGCGTGAAGGTGGAGGCGGCGTTTGTGCTGtcggagcagcagcagcagttgaTCGGCGAAGACACGGCCAACAAGAAGCTGTGGGACGAGGCCCTGGGACACCTCGCAGAGGGACCA AACTTCCTGCGTAAGATGGAGCAGATCTTCATGTGCATTTGCTGCCAGGAGCTGGCCTTCCAGCCCATCACCACCGTCTGCTCCCACAATGTTTGCAAG ACGTGCCTCCAGCGCTCGTTCCGGGCCGAGGTGTACACCTGCCCCGCCTGCCGCCACGACCTGGGCAAGGACTACGTCATGACGCAAAACAAGACTCTACAGGTTCTGCTGGACCAGTTTTTTCCCGGCTACACGAAGGGTCGATGA
- the oaz1b gene encoding LOW QUALITY PROTEIN: ornithine decarboxylase antizyme 1b (The sequence of the model RefSeq protein was modified relative to this genomic sequence to represent the inferred CDS: deleted 1 base in 1 codon): protein MVKSNLQRILNSHCFAREKEGKQQPLTTMADLSSGICDMIANLSMHCSSSTRSPGPLWCSDAPLPPLKIPGGRGNGTRDHAPAARLLHSDLKLTVSEEPAGSGRPGILRFQSHLTVTKTVQWDAVVSSSALFVEIPLDPLPEGSKESLASLLEYAEEHLKVVSVFVCFYKNRDDRAKLVRTFSFLGFEIVKPGHALVPPRPDVLFMAYNFDRDSSDEE, encoded by the exons ATGGTAAAATCCAACCTCCAGCGGATCCTAAACAGTCATTGCTTTGCTCGCGAAAAGGAAGGAAAACAACAGCCTCTCACTACCATGGCGGATTTGAGTAGCGGTATTTGTGACATGATTGCGAA TCTGTCCATGCACTGTAGTAGTAGTACCCGCAGCCCGGGGCCTCTGTGGTGCTCC GATGCCCCTCTCCCACCCCTGAAGATCCCAGGTGGGCGAGGGAATGGCACACGGGATCACGCTCCTGCAGCTCGGTTGCTCCACTCA GACCTGAAGTTGACCGTTAGTGAGGAGCCGGCGGGCAGCGGTCGTCCCGGGATACTCCGCTTCCAAAGTCATCTCACCGTCACCAAGACGGTTCAATGGGACGCTGTCGTGAGCAGCAGCGCTCTCTTTGTGGAAATCCCTCTCGACCCGCTGCCTGAAGGCAGCAAGGAGAG CTTAGCGTCTCTGCTGGAATACGCTGAAGAACATCTGAAAGTGGTCAGCGTGTTTGTCTGCTTCTACAAGAACAGGGATGACCGTG ccaaGCTGGTGCGAACGTTCAGTTTCCTGGGCTTCGAGATCGTGAAACCGGGCCACGCCCTCGTCCCGCCTCGACCCGACGTTCTCTTCATGGCCTACAATTTTGACAGGGACTCCTCCGACGAGGAGTAG